In Thermus caldifontis, the following proteins share a genomic window:
- a CDS encoding NADH-ubiquinone oxidoreductase-F iron-sulfur binding region domain-containing protein → MEKPSLLPLLDARLPLTEEGVAEAARLAGVPLAQAWGVVRYYPRYRGLPQGRLLVDDPVARARGFARLLEGADGTHPPLGLEALSPIHVRIEGRERYVEHQGHRVPFQEFRLPFHLGRGERLLPPEPILDLEAYRRRGGLEGLKGLLEGRLSPVGLIQAVEEAGLLGRGGAAFPTHIKMRAVAQGAPPKYLVVNADESEPGNFKDRFLLEHHPYLVLEGALLAALATGASRVFLYVRDEFEAAIQGLEKAIAELKEAGRLPVPTEVFRSGGLYICGEETALLESMEGKRAEPRLKPPFPVEKGLWGRPTLVQNVETLANLPLILKEGPGTWRQKEPKLFSISGDVARPGLYELPLGTPLEDAVRMAGGEPGELRAVLLGGAAGVFTRELTFPLRYRERLPLGAGAIVAFGQGVDLWEVLLGLVEFFREESCGKCFPCPLGTAVQVEMVRRRERSKALVQDLAQTLKGSLCGLGQSAYWAYQSLLEVEGAA, encoded by the coding sequence ATGGAAAAGCCCAGCCTCCTCCCCCTCCTGGACGCCCGCCTACCCCTCACCGAGGAAGGCGTTGCCGAGGCCGCCCGCCTGGCCGGGGTGCCCCTCGCCCAAGCCTGGGGGGTGGTGCGCTACTACCCCCGCTACCGAGGGCTTCCCCAAGGAAGGCTTTTGGTGGACGACCCCGTGGCCCGGGCCCGGGGATTCGCCCGCCTTCTAGAAGGGGCCGACGGAACCCATCCGCCCCTGGGCCTCGAGGCCCTCTCCCCCATCCACGTGCGCATAGAGGGGAGGGAGCGGTATGTGGAACATCAGGGCCATCGGGTACCCTTTCAGGAGTTCCGCCTGCCCTTTCACCTGGGCCGTGGGGAAAGGCTTCTTCCCCCGGAACCCATCCTAGACCTGGAGGCATACCGAAGGAGGGGAGGGCTTGAGGGACTGAAAGGGCTCCTAGAGGGCAGGCTATCCCCGGTTGGCCTGATCCAGGCGGTGGAGGAGGCCGGGCTCCTGGGCCGGGGCGGGGCCGCCTTCCCCACCCACATCAAGATGCGGGCCGTGGCCCAGGGAGCGCCCCCCAAGTACCTGGTGGTGAACGCCGACGAGTCGGAACCCGGGAACTTCAAGGACCGTTTCCTCCTGGAGCACCATCCCTACTTGGTCCTCGAGGGGGCCCTTCTGGCCGCCTTGGCCACAGGAGCTAGCCGGGTCTTCCTCTACGTGCGGGACGAGTTTGAGGCCGCCATACAGGGCCTGGAAAAGGCCATCGCCGAACTGAAGGAAGCCGGTCGCCTCCCGGTCCCCACCGAGGTCTTTAGGAGCGGGGGCCTCTACATCTGCGGCGAGGAAACCGCCCTCCTGGAATCCATGGAAGGGAAAAGGGCCGAGCCCCGCCTAAAGCCTCCATTCCCCGTGGAGAAGGGCCTATGGGGAAGGCCCACCCTGGTGCAGAACGTGGAAACCTTGGCCAACCTGCCCCTAATCCTCAAGGAGGGCCCTGGCACCTGGCGGCAAAAGGAGCCTAAGCTCTTCTCCATTAGCGGGGACGTGGCCAGGCCTGGGCTCTATGAGCTTCCCCTGGGCACTCCCTTAGAAGACGCGGTGCGCATGGCCGGGGGTGAGCCAGGAGAACTGAGGGCCGTGCTCCTAGGCGGGGCCGCTGGAGTGTTCACCCGTGAACTTACCTTCCCCTTGCGCTATAGGGAGAGGCTCCCCCTAGGGGCCGGGGCCATCGTGGCCTTTGGCCAGGGGGTGGACCTGTGGGAAGTCCTCCTGGGGCTTGTCGAGTTTTTCCGGGAGGAGTCGTGCGGAAAATGCTTCCCCTGCCCCCTGGGCACGGCGGTGCAGGTGGAGATGGTGCGGCGGCGGGAACGGAGCAAGGCTTTGGTGCAAGACCTAGCCCAGACCTTAAAGGGAAGCCTCTGTGGCTTGGGCCAATCCGCCTACTGGGCCTACCAAAGCCTACTGGAGGTGGAAGGTGCGGCTTAA
- the galK gene encoding galactokinase: MGFREVFGTLPEASAQAPGRVNLLGEHTDYQEGYVLPTPLSYFTQVEAAKAEGRVEAYSEELKELRARPLGSPAQGDFLDYLLGVVWALREAGYKVPGARFYIRSQVPMGAGLSSSAALEVAALRALRTLYRLPLSDKEIAVLGQRAEVEYVGVRCGIMDQMAASLGEVGKALFLDTRTLDHENLPLPPGVRVVVLDLGLERRLAEASYNQRRQEAEEAARRLGVRSLRDVADLCLVESLSPPLDKRARHIVAENLRVLQGVEALRKGNAKAFGELMVQSHRSLAQNYEVSLPELDTLVEAALEAGAYGAKLTGAGFGGAVVALVPEGLRDHFQNTLLARFPQLRIL; this comes from the coding sequence ATGGGATTCAGGGAAGTCTTCGGCACCCTGCCCGAGGCCAGCGCCCAGGCCCCGGGCCGGGTGAACCTTTTGGGGGAACACACCGACTACCAGGAGGGCTACGTCCTTCCCACCCCTCTTTCCTACTTCACCCAGGTGGAGGCGGCCAAGGCCGAGGGGCGGGTGGAGGCTTATAGCGAGGAGCTAAAGGAGCTTAGGGCCCGGCCCCTGGGAAGCCCCGCTCAGGGGGACTTTCTGGACTATCTCCTGGGGGTGGTCTGGGCCTTGAGGGAGGCGGGGTACAAGGTGCCCGGGGCCCGGTTCTACATCCGCAGCCAGGTGCCCATGGGGGCCGGCCTTTCCAGCTCGGCGGCCCTCGAGGTGGCGGCGCTCAGGGCCCTGCGCACCCTTTACCGGCTGCCCCTTTCTGACAAGGAGATCGCCGTTTTGGGCCAGCGGGCCGAGGTGGAGTACGTGGGGGTGCGCTGCGGCATCATGGACCAGATGGCGGCTAGCCTAGGGGAAGTGGGCAAGGCGCTTTTCCTGGATACCCGCACCCTGGACCACGAGAACCTCCCCTTGCCGCCGGGAGTGAGGGTGGTGGTTTTGGATCTGGGGCTTGAGCGGCGCCTGGCGGAGGCCAGCTATAACCAAAGGCGACAGGAGGCAGAAGAGGCCGCCAGACGGCTTGGGGTGAGAAGCCTTAGGGATGTGGCCGACCTTTGCCTGGTGGAAAGCCTGTCCCCTCCTTTGGACAAGAGGGCCCGGCACATCGTGGCCGAAAACCTACGGGTGCTCCAGGGGGTAGAGGCCTTGCGCAAGGGGAACGCCAAGGCCTTTGGCGAGCTCATGGTGCAAAGCCATCGTTCCTTGGCGCAAAACTATGAGGTGAGCCTTCCCGAGCTGGATACCCTGGTGGAGGCCGCCCTGGAGGCTGGGGCCTACGGGGCCAAGCTTACGGGGGCAGGGTTCGGCGGGGCGGTGGTGGCTCTGGTGCCCGAAGGCCTTAGGGACCATTTCCAAAACACCCTCCTGGCCCGTTTCCCCCAGCTCCGCATCCTTTGA
- a CDS encoding metal ABC transporter substrate-binding protein, translated as MRALAFLLLLGLPLNPALAQLSIAATTPILGDLVRQVGGNRVSVVSVVPPGADPHTFEPTPGTAKALAQSRLLFANGLGLEAFLPKLQNLLPKGARVVKLGEGQPGLICQEDHEEAGHEEDGHAHGPCNPHLWLDPTYALRYAERIAQELSRLDPQGKALYQANLKRFKTEVEKRDKAFQACNLKGLKVVTQHDAFTYFARRYGLKVVGSLTASGAQEVGSQGFLRLLKEARQEGVKLVLAEPQFQGTALKALAEALGARIAVLYTDTLDRKVPSYLALLDHNLKALCP; from the coding sequence ATGCGAGCGCTAGCCTTTCTCCTCCTCCTGGGCCTTCCCCTGAACCCCGCCCTAGCCCAGCTCTCCATTGCGGCCACCACCCCCATCCTGGGGGACCTGGTGCGGCAGGTGGGGGGAAACCGGGTAAGCGTGGTGAGCGTGGTTCCCCCAGGGGCCGACCCCCACACCTTTGAGCCCACCCCTGGCACCGCCAAGGCCCTGGCCCAAAGCCGGCTTCTCTTCGCCAATGGGCTTGGCCTCGAGGCCTTTTTGCCCAAGCTGCAAAACCTCCTCCCAAAAGGAGCCCGGGTGGTGAAGCTGGGGGAAGGCCAACCCGGCCTCATCTGCCAGGAGGACCACGAAGAAGCGGGGCACGAGGAGGACGGGCACGCCCATGGCCCCTGCAACCCCCACCTGTGGCTGGACCCCACCTACGCCTTGCGCTATGCCGAGCGCATCGCCCAGGAACTCTCCCGGCTGGATCCCCAAGGGAAAGCCCTCTACCAGGCCAACCTAAAGCGCTTCAAAACCGAGGTGGAAAAGCGCGATAAGGCCTTCCAGGCCTGCAACCTGAAGGGCCTCAAGGTGGTCACCCAACACGACGCCTTCACCTACTTTGCCCGCCGCTACGGCCTCAAGGTGGTGGGAAGCCTCACCGCTTCAGGGGCGCAGGAGGTGGGAAGCCAAGGCTTCCTGAGGCTTCTCAAGGAGGCCCGTCAAGAAGGGGTAAAGCTGGTCCTGGCTGAGCCCCAGTTCCAAGGCACGGCCCTTAAAGCCCTGGCCGAGGCCCTGGGGGCCCGGATCGCTGTGCTCTACACCGACACCCTAGACCGCAAGGTACCCAGCTATCTGGCGCTACTGGACCACAACCTGAAGGCCCTATGCCCATAA
- a CDS encoding aminotransferase class III-fold pyridoxal phosphate-dependent enzyme: MDFKTLHKKHVLTPWVAQGPLNPPLVVRGEGVWLYDEEGRRYLDFSSGLVALNLGHGHPRLVRAIAEQAATLAYAAPSLFHDKRALLAKTLSDLSPWPEGARVFFTPSGTEANEDALKFVRHLTGRFKVLAAYRSFHGATHASASLTGENRRWPAEPGTVPGVVHFFAPYPYRSPFYTEDPKEEVARALDHLERVLLHEDPKRVAAIFLEPVVGSNGVIVYPEGYLEGVRALCDRHGILLVFDEVMTGFGRVGAAFAAQRLGVVPDLITFAKGVTSAYVPLGGVLVRESLARYFDENPVPTGHTYSGHPLAVAVGLATLRAYQEEGIFPRVQAMEGFFRESLKALQDRHPVVGDVRGLGAFYALELVRDRGSKEPLSPWHAPLGPAMQGLQKALWQEGVYLLVKHNILIVAPPLTIQEEEFLEGMERLSRALVRVEVEVL; encoded by the coding sequence ATGGACTTCAAGACCCTGCACAAGAAGCACGTCCTTACCCCTTGGGTGGCCCAGGGCCCCCTGAACCCGCCCTTGGTGGTGCGGGGGGAAGGGGTTTGGCTTTACGACGAGGAGGGGCGGCGTTACCTGGACTTTTCCAGCGGCCTGGTGGCCCTGAACCTGGGCCATGGCCACCCCAGGCTGGTGCGGGCCATCGCCGAACAGGCGGCCACCTTGGCCTACGCGGCCCCAAGCCTCTTCCACGACAAAAGGGCCCTTCTCGCCAAGACCCTTTCCGACCTTTCCCCCTGGCCGGAAGGAGCCCGGGTGTTCTTCACCCCCTCAGGCACCGAGGCCAACGAGGACGCCTTGAAGTTCGTGCGCCACCTCACAGGCCGCTTCAAGGTGTTGGCCGCCTACCGCTCCTTCCACGGGGCCACCCATGCCTCGGCGAGCCTTACTGGGGAGAACCGCCGCTGGCCAGCGGAGCCGGGCACCGTTCCTGGGGTGGTTCACTTCTTCGCCCCCTATCCCTACCGGAGCCCCTTTTACACGGAAGACCCTAAGGAGGAGGTCGCCCGGGCCCTGGACCACCTGGAGAGGGTCCTCCTCCACGAGGACCCCAAGCGGGTGGCGGCCATCTTCCTGGAGCCGGTGGTGGGCTCCAATGGGGTCATCGTTTACCCTGAGGGATATTTAGAAGGGGTGCGGGCCCTGTGTGACCGGCATGGCATCCTGCTGGTCTTTGACGAGGTGATGACCGGCTTTGGCCGCGTGGGAGCCGCTTTTGCCGCCCAGCGCCTGGGCGTGGTTCCCGACCTCATCACCTTCGCCAAGGGGGTGACCTCCGCCTACGTGCCCCTGGGCGGGGTGCTTGTGCGGGAGAGCCTGGCCCGCTACTTTGACGAGAACCCCGTGCCCACGGGGCATACCTACTCGGGCCATCCCCTGGCGGTGGCGGTGGGGCTGGCCACCCTCCGGGCCTACCAGGAGGAGGGCATTTTCCCACGGGTGCAGGCCATGGAGGGCTTCTTTCGGGAAAGCCTAAAAGCCTTGCAGGATCGGCACCCCGTGGTGGGGGATGTGCGGGGGCTTGGGGCTTTTTACGCCTTGGAGCTGGTACGGGACCGGGGCAGCAAAGAACCCCTTTCCCCCTGGCACGCTCCTTTAGGCCCTGCCATGCAGGGCTTGCAGAAGGCCCTGTGGCAGGAGGGGGTTTACCTGCTGGTCAAGCACAACATCCTCATCGTGGCCCCACCCTTGACCATCCAGGAGGAGGAGTTCCTAGAGGGTATGGAGAGGCTCTCCCGGGCTCTTGTGCGGGTGGAGGTGGAGGTCTTGTAG
- a CDS encoding ABC-ATPase domain-containing protein, translating into MRRLEELFPFLASLEGRPYPFYKDLKGIWRGDGFDLRFVHVQGDPFASPSVVEVRYPATSAARLRVFAHPLGQVAVEDFLLRALKARFRNLPHVGGSGHSGRVLVEVESPKVLRRAGAYLGQEALYLRFRVGLPASGRRILGKEAARLFRALADHLGGFLEELDEGALLAHVHQVEDFAYIQERLPQRGLVAFVGDGAILPRESGVSQRPLKGAVPFQSPPSLRVSFRVPHKGEVLGMGLPQGLTLITGGGFHGKTTLLEALVHGVHPHIPGDGREWVVTEARAQRVQSEDGRSVVGVDLRPFVHDLPLGQDTSFFSTEDASGSTSLAAAILEALELGAKVLLLDEDTSATNLLVRDARMQALVRRETLTPLLDRIGDFKALGVSLVLVVGGVGDYLDLADTVLLLEEYRPREVTQEAKAIAHAHPTARLFGEPRYPLAVASRAPLPESFDPRRGRKARVKGRGLRELVYGEGVVDLSALDLFENAQVRALGAWLQRLWRRADGKTPLGELVAEVFGGVTDLFSLEEAPELAEVRPLEVGAAVNRLRSLEVKRVEG; encoded by the coding sequence GTGCGGCGCCTGGAGGAGCTTTTCCCCTTTCTGGCCTCCCTGGAGGGGAGGCCTTACCCTTTTTACAAGGATCTAAAGGGCATTTGGCGGGGGGACGGTTTTGACCTCCGCTTCGTCCACGTGCAGGGCGATCCCTTTGCCTCCCCAAGCGTGGTGGAGGTGCGCTATCCGGCCACGTCTGCGGCGAGGCTTCGGGTCTTCGCCCACCCCCTGGGGCAGGTGGCGGTGGAGGACTTCCTGCTGCGGGCGCTCAAGGCCCGTTTCCGGAACCTGCCCCATGTTGGGGGTAGCGGCCACTCGGGTAGGGTTTTGGTGGAGGTGGAAAGCCCCAAGGTCTTAAGGCGGGCTGGGGCCTATCTTGGCCAGGAGGCGCTTTACCTCCGCTTCCGGGTGGGTTTGCCGGCCTCAGGCCGGAGGATTCTGGGCAAGGAGGCGGCGAGGCTGTTTAGGGCCTTGGCGGACCACCTTGGGGGCTTTCTTGAGGAGCTGGACGAGGGGGCGCTCCTTGCCCACGTCCACCAGGTGGAGGATTTCGCCTACATCCAGGAGCGCTTGCCCCAAAGGGGCCTGGTGGCCTTTGTGGGGGATGGGGCCATCCTCCCTCGGGAAAGCGGGGTGAGCCAAAGGCCCTTAAAGGGGGCGGTGCCCTTCCAAAGTCCGCCTTCCTTGCGGGTTTCCTTCCGGGTACCCCACAAGGGGGAGGTCTTGGGGATGGGCCTTCCCCAGGGCCTTACCCTCATCACCGGTGGTGGCTTCCACGGGAAGACCACCCTCCTCGAGGCCCTGGTCCACGGGGTCCATCCCCACATCCCTGGGGACGGGCGGGAGTGGGTGGTCACCGAGGCTCGGGCGCAACGGGTCCAGTCCGAGGATGGCCGGAGCGTGGTGGGCGTGGACCTTAGGCCCTTCGTGCATGACCTGCCCTTGGGCCAGGACACCTCCTTCTTCTCCACCGAGGATGCCTCGGGGTCCACCAGCCTGGCTGCGGCCATCCTGGAGGCCTTGGAACTGGGGGCCAAGGTGCTCCTCCTGGACGAGGACACCTCCGCCACCAACCTCCTGGTGCGGGATGCCCGCATGCAGGCCCTGGTGCGGCGGGAAACCCTGACCCCGCTTTTGGACCGCATAGGGGATTTCAAGGCCCTAGGGGTGAGCCTGGTCCTGGTGGTGGGTGGGGTGGGGGATTACCTGGACCTGGCGGATACCGTCTTGCTCCTGGAGGAGTACCGCCCCCGGGAGGTTACCCAGGAGGCCAAGGCCATCGCCCACGCCCATCCCACGGCGCGCCTTTTTGGCGAGCCCCGTTATCCCCTCGCCGTGGCTTCCCGGGCCCCCTTGCCCGAAAGCTTTGATCCCCGGCGAGGCCGGAAGGCCCGGGTGAAGGGCCGGGGCCTCAGGGAGTTGGTGTACGGGGAGGGGGTGGTGGACCTCTCCGCCCTGGACCTCTTTGAAAATGCCCAGGTGCGGGCCCTAGGGGCTTGGTTGCAAAGGCTTTGGCGCCGTGCCGACGGAAAAACGCCCTTAGGGGAGTTAGTGGCGGAGGTCTTTGGAGGGGTGACGGACCTCTTTTCCCTGGAGGAAGCCCCTGAGCTGGCGGAGGTGCGGCCCCTGGAAGTGGGGGCGGCGGTGAACCGGCTCAGGAGCCTGGAGGTAAAGCGGGTGGAGGGGTAA
- a CDS encoding aldehyde ferredoxin oxidoreductase C-terminal domain-containing protein codes for MWRSLWVDLKGKRARTTEVLPEDVALGGRYRTGKVLLDREVYRVDPLSPENPLVFAIGPLAGTGFSNANRTSVGTRSPLTLGIKEANGGGTFGYALGQMKLSHLVLEGASPDWVVLRITREGQVFCDPAGELLGLGNFQAAAKLFAAYGRRIAFALLGPVGEYLGLLSGIAFSDIDGRPSRLAARGGVGAVMGAKRVKAIVVEVPGKVEVWDKPKVTGAIRRYAELLRQDPLVMKFYNAIGTMGMADFQNAFGGLPVRNFRQGQLAPPEEFPMGGQYIAPLNKARGGKHTHACMPGCVIQCSNVIVDENGEEVVSPLEYETIGLMGTNCGLNDPDQLARLNRLANDLGVDTIETGATLALLMEKGEADWGDYTFMEAKLKALYTPSEEARFLAQGTARVGEAWGLRRVPVIKRQAISAYDPRVVEATGITMMVTAQGADHTAGNAPRLETRAMPVAEILEASYQAQVNAAANDALGLCVFGGSVTNRQVEFVVESLNAALGTSLSPSFWRELGEGVLRLEHRFNHLAGFTHEHDRLPAFFYEEPLPPKGYTARFRPEDLGPLYEKLHQGS; via the coding sequence ATGTGGCGATCCTTATGGGTAGACCTTAAGGGGAAGCGGGCGCGCACCACGGAGGTCCTTCCCGAGGACGTGGCCTTGGGGGGCCGGTACCGCACGGGGAAGGTGCTTCTTGATAGGGAGGTCTACCGTGTGGATCCCCTTTCCCCGGAGAACCCCCTGGTCTTCGCCATCGGCCCGTTAGCGGGCACGGGGTTTTCCAACGCCAACCGCACCAGCGTGGGCACCCGAAGCCCCCTGACCCTGGGCATCAAGGAGGCCAACGGGGGCGGCACCTTCGGCTACGCCCTGGGGCAGATGAAGCTTTCCCATCTGGTCCTCGAGGGGGCAAGCCCCGACTGGGTGGTCCTCCGCATCACCCGGGAGGGGCAGGTCTTCTGTGACCCGGCGGGGGAGCTCCTCGGCCTCGGGAACTTCCAGGCGGCGGCCAAGCTCTTTGCCGCCTACGGCAGGAGGATCGCCTTCGCCCTTCTGGGGCCCGTGGGGGAGTATCTGGGCCTCCTTTCCGGCATCGCCTTTTCCGATATCGACGGTAGGCCCTCCCGCCTGGCGGCTAGGGGCGGCGTGGGGGCGGTGATGGGGGCCAAGCGGGTGAAGGCCATCGTGGTGGAGGTGCCGGGGAAGGTGGAGGTCTGGGACAAGCCCAAGGTCACGGGGGCTATCCGCCGCTATGCGGAGCTTTTGCGCCAAGACCCCTTGGTGATGAAGTTCTACAACGCCATCGGCACCATGGGGATGGCGGACTTCCAGAATGCCTTCGGAGGACTTCCCGTGCGCAACTTTCGCCAGGGGCAGCTTGCCCCTCCGGAGGAGTTCCCCATGGGGGGCCAGTACATCGCCCCCCTCAACAAGGCCCGGGGCGGGAAGCACACCCACGCCTGCATGCCTGGGTGCGTGATCCAGTGCTCCAACGTCATCGTGGACGAGAACGGGGAGGAGGTGGTTTCCCCTTTGGAGTACGAAACCATCGGCCTCATGGGAACCAACTGCGGCCTCAACGACCCGGACCAGCTGGCCCGCCTGAACCGCTTGGCCAACGACCTGGGGGTGGACACCATAGAGACCGGGGCCACCTTGGCCCTCCTCATGGAAAAGGGGGAAGCGGATTGGGGGGATTATACCTTCATGGAGGCCAAGCTTAAGGCCCTCTACACCCCAAGCGAGGAGGCCCGTTTCCTGGCCCAAGGCACCGCCCGGGTGGGGGAGGCCTGGGGGCTAAGACGGGTTCCCGTTATCAAGCGCCAGGCCATCAGCGCCTACGATCCCAGGGTGGTGGAGGCCACGGGCATCACCATGATGGTCACCGCCCAGGGGGCTGACCACACCGCAGGCAATGCCCCGCGCCTGGAAACCCGGGCCATGCCGGTGGCGGAGATCCTGGAGGCCAGCTACCAGGCCCAGGTGAATGCCGCCGCCAACGACGCCTTGGGCCTTTGCGTCTTTGGAGGTAGCGTAACCAACAGGCAGGTGGAGTTCGTGGTGGAAAGCCTCAACGCCGCCTTGGGCACAAGCCTCAGCCCCAGCTTTTGGCGTGAGCTTGGGGAGGGGGTTTTGCGCCTGGAACACCGCTTCAACCACCTGGCGGGCTTCACCCACGAGCATGACCGCCTTCCCGCCTTTTTCTACGAGGAACCCTTGCCCCCCAAGGGCTACACCGCCCGTTTCCGCCCCGAGGACCTGGGGCCCCTATACGAGAAGCTTCACCAGGGGTCGTAG
- a CDS encoding acyl-CoA dehydrogenase family protein, whose protein sequence is MKLRFYSQGENHYKLDPDLKAILDTLTPGLPEGELSAFGKLVGEEVLEVAHHVDQDAPPRLQMHDLDGHRIDRALLSPAQKALLEKLRPMIRPAYEGKGWPLHYAFGYLLADGGLYCILTITHQVAYALHKYAPEWETVKRELLYGPAFGATWMTEIQGGSDLGANRTLAKREGEAFRLYQGDKYFASGAGLADYAIVTARPEGTPEGPKGLGLFLLPREVEGRLNFTVRRFKEKLATRAVPSGEVELEGSLAYPIGRLEEGIYYTLETLTVARLANAAAAMGIAKKAHLEALFRVRRRTAFGKRLLDHDLIQHDLLEMRLRQVGGTALAFLAIQAFDRAWEERPPYSQDYHLARLLSHLAKGRTAEHANAITALAMELFGGLGFLEEYGVARWHREALITPIWEGPANIQALDMLEATAKKRAHEPLLEMLRDHPQAQKYAERALARLKEEGPWYAKEALRTLADALAVYALAKVAQEPFPELSHLYARRFLEGEALPLSAKRPGLYDPW, encoded by the coding sequence ATGAAGCTGCGGTTTTACAGCCAGGGCGAGAACCACTATAAGCTTGACCCGGATTTAAAAGCGATATTGGACACCTTGACCCCTGGCCTTCCAGAGGGGGAACTTTCCGCCTTCGGGAAGCTGGTGGGGGAGGAGGTGCTGGAGGTGGCCCACCACGTGGACCAGGATGCCCCACCCCGCCTCCAGATGCACGACTTGGACGGCCACCGCATCGACCGGGCCCTCCTCTCCCCGGCGCAGAAGGCCCTTTTGGAGAAGCTTCGCCCCATGATCCGCCCCGCCTATGAGGGCAAGGGTTGGCCCCTCCACTACGCTTTTGGCTATCTTCTGGCGGATGGCGGGCTTTACTGCATCCTCACCATCACCCATCAGGTGGCCTATGCCCTGCACAAGTACGCCCCAGAATGGGAGACGGTGAAGCGGGAACTCCTTTACGGCCCAGCCTTCGGCGCCACCTGGATGACGGAGATCCAGGGCGGAAGCGACCTCGGGGCCAACCGCACCCTGGCCAAACGGGAGGGGGAAGCCTTCCGCCTTTACCAAGGGGACAAGTACTTCGCCTCCGGGGCCGGCCTGGCCGACTACGCCATCGTCACCGCCAGGCCGGAAGGAACCCCCGAAGGCCCTAAGGGCCTTGGCCTCTTCCTCCTGCCCCGTGAGGTGGAGGGGCGCCTCAACTTCACCGTGCGGCGGTTTAAGGAGAAGCTGGCCACCCGGGCAGTGCCCTCGGGGGAGGTGGAGCTGGAAGGAAGCCTGGCCTACCCCATAGGGAGGCTGGAAGAGGGCATCTACTACACCCTGGAAACCCTCACCGTGGCCCGCCTGGCCAACGCCGCCGCCGCCATGGGCATCGCCAAGAAGGCCCATCTCGAGGCCCTCTTCCGGGTGAGAAGGCGCACCGCCTTTGGAAAGAGGCTGTTGGACCACGACCTCATCCAACACGACCTCCTGGAGATGCGCCTAAGGCAGGTGGGGGGCACCGCCTTGGCCTTCCTGGCCATTCAGGCCTTTGACCGGGCCTGGGAGGAGCGGCCACCCTACAGCCAGGACTACCACCTGGCCCGCCTCCTCTCCCACCTGGCCAAGGGGCGCACCGCCGAACACGCTAACGCCATCACCGCCCTCGCCATGGAGCTCTTTGGAGGCTTGGGCTTCTTGGAGGAGTACGGGGTAGCCCGCTGGCACCGGGAAGCCCTCATCACCCCCATCTGGGAGGGACCCGCCAACATCCAGGCCCTTGACATGCTGGAAGCCACGGCCAAAAAACGGGCCCATGAACCTCTTTTGGAAATGCTCCGGGATCATCCCCAGGCCCAAAAGTATGCGGAAAGGGCGCTGGCAAGGCTAAAGGAAGAAGGCCCTTGGTACGCCAAGGAGGCCTTGCGAACCCTGGCCGACGCCCTAGCCGTCTACGCCTTGGCAAAGGTAGCCCAAGAACCCTTCCCTGAGCTTTCCCACCTTTACGCCCGGCGCTTCCTGGAAGGAGAAGCCCTCCCCCTTAGCGCCAAAAGGCCCGGGCTCTACGACCCCTGGTGA
- a CDS encoding MarR family winged helix-turn-helix transcriptional regulator produces MVWEVMSRIWRLQRALREEMEEGLEALGLSGLEAWLLRVVEGVPYPSDVARHMGLPPPTVSHMLRRLEERGFVERTLDSKDLRRFAFRLTEKGKVALEEAERLMEAALRRRLARLSPEESAQLLGLLSRLEES; encoded by the coding sequence ATGGTATGGGAGGTGATGAGTCGGATCTGGCGGCTTCAGCGTGCCTTGCGGGAGGAGATGGAAGAGGGGTTGGAGGCCCTAGGGCTTTCCGGCCTCGAGGCCTGGCTTTTACGGGTGGTGGAGGGCGTGCCCTACCCCTCGGATGTGGCCCGGCACATGGGGCTTCCCCCACCCACCGTGAGCCACATGCTCCGGCGGTTAGAGGAGAGGGGTTTTGTGGAGCGCACCTTGGACAGCAAGGACCTGCGCCGCTTCGCCTTCCGCCTGACGGAAAAGGGGAAGGTGGCCCTCGAGGAGGCAGAAAGGCTTATGGAAGCGGCCCTAAGGCGCCGCTTGGCCCGGCTTAGCCCGGAGGAGTCCGCCCAGCTCCTGGGCCTGTTGAGCCGGTTGGAGGAATCGTGA